The following are encoded in a window of Sinomonas cyclohexanicum genomic DNA:
- a CDS encoding DUF456 domain-containing protein, whose product MDTSILAALLCGVALAISLAGIIIPVLPGSILGLLALLEWALFGGAGWGGWLVFAIGGVLFACGMASSALLTGRRLKQRSIPSRSVLVGAVLAIVGMFIVPVVGLVAGFAVGLLLSEWQRTGHLRGAASSSWAALKATGLGILVEFGFACVAATVWVIGIWVHFATR is encoded by the coding sequence GTGGACACCAGCATCCTCGCGGCCCTCCTGTGCGGGGTGGCACTCGCGATCTCCCTCGCCGGCATCATCATCCCCGTGCTGCCGGGCAGCATCCTCGGCCTGCTCGCGCTGCTCGAATGGGCTCTGTTCGGCGGGGCCGGCTGGGGCGGCTGGCTCGTGTTCGCGATCGGCGGGGTCCTGTTCGCGTGCGGCATGGCGTCCTCGGCCCTCCTGACCGGGAGGCGGCTCAAGCAGCGGTCCATCCCGAGCCGGTCCGTGCTGGTCGGCGCAGTCCTCGCGATCGTGGGCATGTTCATCGTCCCGGTAGTGGGGCTCGTGGCGGGGTTCGCCGTCGGGCTCCTGCTGAGCGAATGGCAGCGCACGGGACACCTGCGGGGCGCCGCGTCGTCGTCGTGGGCGGCGCTCAAGGCGACCGGGCTGGGGATCCTCGTCGAGTTCGGCTTCGCGTGCGTGGCCGCGACCGTGTGGGTGATCGGGATCTGGGTGCATTTCGCGACCCGATGA
- a CDS encoding NAD(P)-dependent malic enzyme, whose translation MSTSIDAPAQNQASQPQTAQTAQTAQTQPITDEEIFAAHEGGKLSIGVDRPLTTKRDLSIAYTPGVAQVSRAIAADPALARTHTWASRLVAVVSDGTAVLGLGDIGPSASLPVMEGKSALFKTFGGLDSIPIVLDTTDVDEIVEAITRIAPSFGAVNLEDVSAPRCFELEAKLVEALDMPVMHDDQHGTAVVVLAALTNAAKVVGKELAGLRAVIAGAGAAGIAIAEILLATGLTDVVLLDSKGAIHAGRPDLAESRNAMKREYAARTNPRGVAGGTAEALAGADVFIGVSSSKVPEEDIAGMADGAIVFALSNPDPEVAPDVARRHASVVATGRSDFPNQINNVLAFPGIFRGALDAGARRITPEMKIAAARAIAELAEDKLSADYIVPSPLDPRVAPAVTAAVMRAASGS comes from the coding sequence GTGTCCACGTCCATTGACGCCCCCGCCCAGAATCAGGCCTCCCAGCCCCAGACTGCCCAGACTGCCCAGACTGCCCAGACCCAGCCGATCACCGATGAGGAGATCTTCGCCGCGCACGAGGGCGGCAAGCTCTCGATCGGCGTCGACCGCCCGCTCACCACGAAGCGCGACCTCTCGATTGCGTACACCCCCGGCGTGGCGCAGGTCTCCCGCGCGATCGCCGCAGACCCGGCCCTCGCCCGCACGCACACGTGGGCCTCCCGGCTCGTCGCGGTGGTCTCCGACGGGACCGCGGTGCTCGGGCTGGGCGACATTGGCCCGTCCGCGTCCCTGCCGGTGATGGAGGGCAAGAGTGCCCTGTTCAAGACGTTCGGCGGGCTCGACTCGATCCCGATCGTGCTCGACACGACGGATGTGGACGAGATCGTCGAGGCCATCACGCGCATCGCGCCGAGCTTCGGCGCCGTGAACCTCGAGGACGTCTCAGCGCCGCGCTGCTTCGAGCTCGAGGCCAAGCTGGTCGAGGCCCTCGACATGCCCGTGATGCACGATGACCAGCACGGCACCGCCGTCGTGGTCCTGGCCGCTCTCACGAACGCCGCGAAGGTCGTCGGCAAGGAGCTCGCGGGGCTCAGGGCGGTGATCGCCGGGGCCGGCGCCGCGGGCATCGCCATCGCCGAGATCCTCCTCGCCACCGGGCTCACGGACGTGGTCCTCCTTGACTCCAAGGGTGCCATCCACGCCGGCCGCCCCGATCTGGCCGAGTCCAGGAACGCGATGAAGCGCGAGTACGCCGCCCGCACCAACCCGCGCGGGGTGGCCGGCGGCACCGCCGAGGCCCTCGCCGGGGCGGACGTGTTCATCGGCGTGTCCTCCTCGAAGGTCCCCGAGGAGGACATCGCCGGGATGGCGGACGGCGCCATCGTGTTCGCGCTCTCCAACCCGGACCCGGAGGTGGCGCCCGACGTCGCGCGGCGGCACGCCTCGGTCGTCGCCACCGGGCGCAGCGACTTCCCGAACCAGATCAACAACGTCCTCGCGTTCCCGGGCATCTTCCGCGGCGCCCTCGACGCCGGCGCCCGCCGCATCACGCCCGAGATGAAGATCGCCGCCGCCCGGGCCATCGCGGAGCTCGCTGAGGACAAGCTCTCCGCGGACTACATCGTCCCGAGCCCCCTCGACCCCCGCGTCGCGCCCGCCGTCACGGCCGCAGTGATGCGCGCCGCGTCCGGCTCCTAG
- the ggh gene encoding glucosylglycerate hydrolase — MEPTRMRAQARAVLAANDNGVIVRAAPRLYPHQWSWDAAFVATGLSTVSVPRALAELGHLLDAQWDTGMIPHIVFSDAVPSDGGDYFPGVDRWRTAGISPAGVRSSGICQPPVHATLLRRIVERATARGGEDARLAEDFARDTLPRWARWHEWLRRARAADGSGLVTIYHGWESGMDNSPRFDGPYSHVRPGDLEPFVRTDTRIVADASQRPSDEEYARYLWLVQQMAEVAYDDARLPGAVDFQVKDVFTSAALAAANEDLAVLAERFGRPGDPVSDPTRLREWAAEFREGVDATIDPATGLARDRDLLAGEWIAVPTIAGFAPLISSTDPAVRASQSELIDGAAWAGDPRLAFALPPSTATTSPAFRPRQYWRGPVWPVMTSYLAQAVRRHGDEARYRRWREASLDQLTQAPAGPGQSDEYPFGEYYEPFTGEPLGSRNQSWTAAVALEWLDD; from the coding sequence GTGGAGCCGACTCGTATGCGCGCGCAGGCCCGAGCGGTGCTCGCGGCCAACGACAACGGCGTGATCGTCCGGGCTGCGCCCCGGCTGTACCCGCACCAGTGGAGCTGGGACGCCGCGTTCGTGGCAACGGGACTCTCGACCGTGAGCGTGCCGCGGGCGCTCGCTGAGCTCGGACACCTGCTCGACGCCCAGTGGGACACGGGCATGATCCCGCACATCGTCTTCTCAGACGCAGTCCCCTCCGACGGCGGGGACTACTTCCCGGGCGTGGACCGCTGGCGCACGGCCGGGATCTCGCCCGCCGGCGTGAGGTCGAGCGGGATCTGCCAGCCGCCGGTGCACGCGACGCTCCTGCGGCGGATCGTGGAACGGGCGACGGCGCGCGGCGGCGAGGATGCGCGGCTCGCCGAGGACTTCGCGCGCGACACGCTGCCGCGGTGGGCCCGGTGGCACGAGTGGCTGCGCCGGGCGCGGGCGGCGGACGGTTCGGGGCTCGTGACGATCTACCACGGCTGGGAGTCCGGCATGGACAACTCGCCCCGGTTCGACGGACCCTACTCCCATGTCCGGCCCGGGGACCTCGAGCCGTTCGTGCGCACGGACACGCGGATCGTCGCCGACGCGAGCCAGCGCCCGAGCGACGAGGAGTATGCGCGCTACCTGTGGCTCGTCCAGCAGATGGCGGAGGTGGCGTACGACGACGCGCGCCTCCCCGGAGCCGTCGACTTCCAGGTCAAGGACGTCTTCACCTCCGCCGCGCTCGCCGCCGCGAACGAGGACCTGGCCGTCCTCGCAGAGCGCTTCGGGCGGCCGGGGGACCCGGTGTCGGACCCCACGCGGCTCCGCGAGTGGGCCGCCGAGTTCCGCGAGGGCGTGGACGCGACGATCGACCCGGCCACGGGGCTCGCGAGGGACCGCGACCTCCTCGCGGGCGAGTGGATCGCGGTGCCCACGATCGCGGGATTCGCTCCGCTCATCTCGAGCACTGACCCGGCAGTCCGCGCCTCGCAGTCGGAGCTCATCGACGGCGCGGCATGGGCTGGGGACCCGCGCCTCGCATTCGCGCTGCCGCCGTCGACCGCCACGACCTCGCCCGCGTTTCGGCCTCGGCAGTATTGGCGAGGGCCCGTGTGGCCGGTCATGACCTCGTATCTGGCCCAGGCCGTGCGCCGCCACGGCGACGAGGCCCGGTACCGGCGGTGGCGGGAGGCGTCGCTCGACCAGCTCACCCAGGCCCCTGCCGGCCCGGGCCAGTCAGACGAGTACCCCTTCGGCGAGTACTACGAGCCGTTCACAGGGGAGCCGCTCGGCAGCCGGAACCAGTCGTGGACCGCGGCCGTGGCGCTCGAATGGTTGGACGACTGA
- a CDS encoding TetR/AcrR family transcriptional regulator, with the protein MLELPQDLVTPAPPPATPRLAARYNQLLDTAARFATREYPDVDVTEVASEAGVSSSTAYRYFPSSAHLLLALHRRQLLELRSRVEGRANTVRTDDQRARQLAGAAVEMFAMRLAQPAVNSCLDELVVPVDHELSGLIGEVDELSWSTLGQLAGDSGRGKSILHVVSGLVSAVRTGRLMPYEAEQQLKAACEIVARRRPLRR; encoded by the coding sequence GTGCTTGAACTGCCCCAGGATCTAGTGACCCCCGCGCCGCCCCCGGCCACGCCCCGTCTGGCCGCCCGGTACAACCAGCTCCTGGACACAGCAGCCCGTTTCGCCACGCGCGAGTATCCCGACGTCGACGTGACCGAGGTGGCCAGCGAGGCCGGCGTCTCCTCGAGCACCGCCTACCGCTACTTCCCCTCCTCCGCGCATCTCCTCCTCGCCCTCCACCGCCGGCAGCTGCTCGAACTGCGCTCCCGCGTCGAGGGCCGCGCCAACACGGTCCGCACGGACGACCAGCGAGCCCGCCAGCTCGCCGGTGCCGCCGTGGAGATGTTCGCGATGCGTCTCGCCCAGCCCGCCGTGAACTCGTGCCTCGACGAGCTCGTGGTTCCGGTCGACCATGAGCTCTCCGGCCTCATCGGCGAGGTCGACGAGCTCTCCTGGTCCACGCTCGGCCAGCTCGCCGGCGACTCGGGACGCGGCAAGAGCATCCTGCACGTGGTCTCCGGCCTCGTATCCGCTGTGCGGACCGGCAGGCTCATGCCGTACGAGGCCGAGCAGCAGCTCAAGGCAGCCTGCGAGATCGTCGCCCGCCGCCGCCCCCTGCGCCGCTGA